A single window of Fischerella sp. PCC 9605 DNA harbors:
- a CDS encoding DNA polymerase III subunit gamma/tau produces the protein MSYEPLHHKYRPRSFAQLVGQEAIATTLTNAIRAAKIAPAYLFTGPRGTGKTSSARILAKSLNCLKTDIPTPEPCGVCDVCQGITKGYSLDVIEIDAASNTGVDNIREIIERAQFAPVQCRYKVYVVDECHMLSTAAFNALLKTLEEPPKHVVFVLATTDPQRVLPTIISRCQRFDFRRIPLEAMVQHLSDIASKENINITPEAVTLVAQIAQGGLRDAESLLDQLSLLSGEITPDRVWDLVGSVSERDLLILLNAIATNNPEAVLDCTRKILDRGREPLIILQNLAAFYRDLLIAKTAPSRQDLVACTLQTWKALIDLAQQLDISTILLGQQHLRTTEVQLKNTTQPRLWLEVTLLGLLPSANISSQPSATNHSIPAVSPTPRIPSSPVSNGTGTQKHGDTETSGHKDAEKFSISTSPPTPELSLKQGEAPQNTASSTPPNSPTPATPPLSHSPSPEPEKPDSSAQESLEITWQRVVEFLPIPAKALLNQHGRLLSINDGVAVVGIPPKLIKLAQGKLADVEAAFVKVYQQKYKVSLVPNQQKAVPANESKEVPKNVTPSAHQPPAPTYSKQQALAAETHQPVQTATAKTESVTNTAGVQTLPPPQPTVPPADWETDEAAIAAQRLAQFFDGEVIHFADDAAEITNSTTSSEWENEVEVDD, from the coding sequence ATGTCTTACGAACCGCTGCACCATAAGTACCGCCCAAGGAGTTTTGCCCAACTGGTGGGACAAGAGGCGATCGCCACCACTCTCACTAACGCTATCCGCGCCGCTAAAATCGCGCCAGCCTATTTATTCACAGGCCCCAGAGGTACGGGAAAAACCTCTAGCGCCCGAATACTTGCTAAATCGCTCAACTGTCTGAAAACTGACATTCCCACTCCTGAACCCTGCGGTGTGTGCGATGTTTGTCAGGGAATTACTAAGGGCTACTCTTTAGACGTTATTGAAATCGACGCCGCTAGCAATACGGGTGTGGACAATATCAGGGAAATTATAGAAAGGGCGCAATTCGCGCCTGTTCAGTGTCGCTACAAAGTTTATGTGGTCGATGAATGCCATATGCTCAGTACCGCAGCGTTCAATGCGCTACTGAAGACCCTCGAAGAACCACCTAAGCACGTTGTTTTTGTCTTGGCAACAACCGACCCGCAGCGGGTGCTACCAACAATTATTTCCCGCTGTCAGCGATTCGACTTCCGCAGGATACCCTTAGAAGCGATGGTACAGCATTTGAGTGATATCGCTTCCAAAGAAAATATCAATATCACTCCTGAAGCCGTTACTCTGGTAGCTCAAATCGCTCAGGGAGGATTGCGAGATGCGGAAAGTTTGCTCGACCAATTGAGTTTATTGTCTGGGGAAATCACGCCAGACCGAGTTTGGGATTTAGTGGGTTCGGTGAGCGAACGGGACTTGTTGATACTATTAAATGCGATCGCCACCAACAATCCAGAAGCAGTTCTTGACTGCACTCGCAAAATCCTAGATCGGGGAAGGGAACCTCTAATTATTCTCCAGAATCTTGCTGCTTTCTACCGCGATTTACTCATTGCCAAAACCGCACCTAGCCGTCAAGATTTGGTGGCTTGTACTCTCCAAACCTGGAAAGCACTGATTGATTTAGCCCAACAGTTGGACATCAGTACAATTTTGCTAGGACAACAGCACCTGCGAACAACAGAGGTGCAGCTGAAGAACACCACCCAGCCGCGTTTATGGTTAGAAGTTACATTGCTGGGATTGTTGCCCTCAGCAAATATTAGCAGTCAACCATCTGCAACGAACCACTCAATACCTGCGGTCTCACCAACCCCTCGTATCCCATCTTCGCCAGTCTCCAATGGTACAGGAACACAAAAACATGGAGACACGGAGACATCGGGACACAAAGACGCGGAGAAATTTTCTATCTCCACATCTCCTCCAACTCCAGAACTTTCACTAAAACAAGGCGAAGCCCCACAAAACACCGCCTCCTCTACTCCTCCAAATTCTCCCACTCCCGCCACTCCCCCACTCTCCCACTCTCCCTCTCCTGAACCAGAGAAACCAGATTCTTCTGCCCAAGAGTCACTAGAAATAACTTGGCAGCGGGTTGTTGAATTTTTGCCAATACCTGCAAAGGCTCTGTTGAACCAACACGGGCGTTTGTTAAGTATAAACGATGGTGTTGCTGTTGTAGGTATTCCACCAAAGTTGATTAAACTTGCTCAAGGCAAATTAGCGGATGTAGAAGCTGCTTTTGTAAAGGTTTACCAACAAAAATATAAAGTGAGCTTGGTTCCCAATCAGCAAAAGGCTGTTCCTGCTAATGAGAGTAAAGAAGTTCCTAAAAACGTTACTCCTAGTGCTCATCAACCGCCTGCACCTACCTACAGCAAGCAACAAGCACTTGCTGCTGAAACTCATCAACCAGTTCAAACGGCAACTGCAAAAACCGAGTCAGTAACAAATACTGCTGGGGTGCAAACATTGCCTCCACCACAACCAACCGTACCTCCAGCTGATTGGGAAACTGATGAAGCAGCGATCGCTGCTCAACGTCTGGCACAATTTTTCGACGGAGAAGTTATTCACTTTGCCGATGACGCGGCAGAAATTACCAACTCTACCACTTCATCAGAGTGGGAAAATGAAGTAGAAGTAGATGATTAG